A region from the Mycoplasmopsis phocirhinis genome encodes:
- a CDS encoding MPN527 family putative ECF transporter permease subunit: protein MHYNSKRVIFKIVLSGLFLALAIVSDFVGSFLAFNSFLKFNFSLVFSLAAFRFLGFGWGLIVLGGIFSIGPSYSALGYEPAGLLGHAMLIISQFSFILFYLLFFKIFSKEFNQQNSIKKEIYTNLVAFSIATVLASIVLTLINIFIATPLFFFLFKYLPDASFLSLYKTYDANFKPFFFFIPNYFLGASVVFMSFNLANYLINSIFLFSIFTTINRSNFKHYFTN, encoded by the coding sequence ATGCATTATAATTCTAAAAGAGTAATTTTTAAAATTGTTTTAAGTGGATTATTTTTGGCTTTAGCGATCGTTAGTGATTTTGTTGGTTCGTTTTTAGCGTTTAATTCTTTTTTAAAATTTAATTTTTCACTAGTTTTTTCTTTAGCAGCATTTCGGTTTTTAGGTTTTGGTTGAGGTTTAATAGTTTTAGGTGGTATATTTAGCATTGGTCCTTCATATTCAGCACTAGGCTATGAACCAGCAGGTTTATTAGGTCACGCGATGCTTATAATTTCGCAATTTAGTTTTATTTTATTTTATTTATTGTTTTTTAAAATTTTTAGTAAAGAATTCAATCAACAAAATAGCATTAAAAAAGAAATATATACAAATTTAGTTGCGTTTAGTATCGCTACAGTTTTAGCAAGCATTGTTTTAACCTTGATTAATATTTTTATAGCTACTCCACTTTTTTTCTTTTTATTTAAATATTTACCAGATGCGAGTTTTTTAAGTTTATATAAAACTTATGACGCTAATTTTAAACCATTTTTTTTCTTTATACCTAATTACTTTTTAGGAGCCAGCGTTGTGTTTATGAGTTTTAATTTGGCGAATTACTTAATAAATTCAATATTTTTATTTTCAATATTTACTACAATTAATCGCAGTAATTTCAAACATTATTTCACTAATTAA
- the upp gene encoding uracil phosphoribosyltransferase, protein MLKVIEHPLISIKLTNMRDKNADHFVFRQNLNEITALMVYEIMREYQTKSKSVITSLNKEFIGQTYDKEIVIVPILRAGLGMTEGLLQLMPTARVGHIGLYRDEITHQPQTYFYKMPEVAKDSYVIVVDPMLATGGSAVDAIEKLRSDGFSNIQLLCLVGVQEGVERVSKHFGDEFKIYLAALDPYLNQNKYIEPGLGDAGDRIYGTK, encoded by the coding sequence ATGTTAAAAGTTATTGAACATCCATTAATCTCAATTAAATTAACAAATATGCGAGATAAAAATGCTGATCATTTTGTGTTTCGTCAAAATTTAAACGAAATTACAGCATTAATGGTTTACGAAATAATGCGTGAGTATCAAACAAAAAGTAAAAGTGTTATAACTTCATTAAATAAAGAATTTATTGGTCAAACTTATGATAAAGAAATTGTCATTGTCCCAATATTAAGAGCTGGTTTAGGAATGACTGAAGGTTTATTACAATTAATGCCAACAGCAAGAGTTGGACATATTGGCTTATATAGAGACGAAATTACACACCAGCCTCAAACTTATTTTTATAAAATGCCCGAAGTTGCCAAAGATAGTTATGTTATTGTAGTTGATCCAATGTTAGCAACAGGAGGTTCTGCTGTTGATGCGATTGAAAAATTACGCTCGGATGGCTTTAGTAATATTCAACTTTTATGTTTAGTAGGAGTTCAAGAAGGAGTTGAACGAGTAAGTAAACATTTTGGTGATGAATTTAAAATTTATTTAGCTGCTTTAGACCCTTATTTAAATCAAAATAAATATATAGAGCCTGGTTTAGGTGATGCAGGCGATCGCATTTATGGGACAAAATAA
- a CDS encoding MAG3450 family membrane protein — MNKYASLRAIFYIAASIVLPLLIIWLFATKDFNNQLIHNQNIIIFVPISIFLVGLTINIILIKFSILNLKSLNFSFPIAILFLSIILLSLTSLAIFWKFLIAIAIVIPSTLITNIITGKIEDFVENKHKIKPQNKV, encoded by the coding sequence ATGAATAAATATGCATCTTTGCGCGCTATTTTTTATATCGCAGCAAGTATTGTTTTACCACTATTAATTATTTGATTATTTGCTACTAAAGATTTTAATAATCAACTTATTCATAACCAAAATATTATTATTTTTGTACCTATTTCAATATTTTTAGTTGGACTAACAATAAATATAATTTTAATAAAATTTAGTATTTTAAATCTTAAATCATTAAATTTTTCATTTCCCATAGCAATTTTATTTTTGAGTATAATTTTATTGTCTTTAACCTCATTGGCAATTTTTTGAAAATTTTTGATAGCTATTGCAATTGTAATCCCATCAACGTTAATAACTAATATAATTACTGGTAAAATTGAAGATTTTGTAGAAAATAAACATAAAATTAAACCTCAAAATAAGGTTTAA
- the thrS gene encoding threonine--tRNA ligase: MKIKANKLLNHTCSHLLGAAVEKLYPQVKLGFGPATEEGFYYDFEFQDTISESELNKIEKLMKKLASRNLVTVQIDEKDFDFSNKPYKKELYDELKQKGEKITFYALQDPLNHELVFKDLCAGGHVESTKNLKNFKLLSLAGAYWRGDSNNIQLTRIYGTAWESKEELDTYLELLKERKERDHRKIAKEMKIFTTHPLSGQGFPIWLEDGMHIHNEIRNLVLKMDRKYGFVEVLTPHFGNEELYKISGHLAHYKDDMFAPLIVEKERLIPRPMTCPHHNLCYSLEKRSYRDLPIRFSEQSQLYRYEKSGALTGLERVRAMLLTEGHLYVREDQIFAEIIHMYRQIEETLKIFKTQISFISLSLRDPNDKQKYFNDEQMWIKSEKILKDALDSLNVSYETIPGEAAFYGPKIDIQIHTALGHEVTVATIQLDFLQPMKFDLKYTNNDGNEIRPVMIHRGLIGTYERFVAILLEQTKGVLPFWLAPKQITVIPVNLEQNLSYAKKINDELFAHNFRVKLDDRDERLNKKIREAQISKSKFQVILGQQEINDNTISYRKYGEEKTYTTKLEEFISMLNNLKAHYE, encoded by the coding sequence ATGAAAATTAAAGCAAATAAATTATTAAATCATACTTGCTCACATTTATTAGGAGCAGCTGTTGAAAAATTATATCCACAAGTAAAATTGGGTTTTGGCCCAGCAACAGAAGAGGGATTTTATTATGATTTTGAATTCCAAGACACTATTAGTGAATCGGAATTAAATAAAATTGAAAAATTAATGAAAAAATTAGCAAGTCGTAATTTAGTGACAGTCCAAATAGATGAAAAAGACTTTGATTTTAGCAATAAACCGTATAAAAAAGAACTTTATGATGAATTAAAACAAAAAGGTGAAAAAATTACTTTTTATGCACTCCAAGATCCCCTAAATCATGAATTAGTTTTTAAAGATTTATGCGCTGGAGGCCATGTTGAAAGTACTAAAAATCTTAAAAATTTTAAATTGCTATCTTTAGCCGGTGCTTATTGAAGAGGTGATTCTAATAATATCCAACTAACTCGCATTTATGGCACAGCCTGAGAAAGCAAAGAAGAATTAGACACTTATTTAGAGTTGTTAAAAGAACGTAAAGAAAGAGATCATCGTAAAATTGCTAAAGAAATGAAAATTTTTACTACTCATCCACTGAGTGGTCAAGGTTTCCCGATTTGATTAGAAGATGGCATGCATATTCATAATGAAATTCGTAATTTAGTGTTAAAAATGGATAGAAAATACGGATTTGTGGAAGTTTTAACACCTCATTTTGGCAATGAAGAATTGTATAAAATTTCAGGACATTTAGCCCATTATAAAGATGATATGTTTGCGCCTTTAATTGTTGAAAAAGAACGCTTAATTCCTCGTCCAATGACATGTCCACATCACAACCTTTGTTACAGTTTAGAAAAAAGATCATATCGCGACTTGCCAATAAGATTTTCAGAGCAATCACAACTTTATCGTTATGAAAAATCTGGTGCTTTAACTGGTTTAGAGCGAGTGCGGGCAATGTTATTAACTGAAGGTCATTTATACGTTAGAGAAGACCAAATTTTTGCTGAAATTATTCATATGTATCGCCAAATTGAAGAAACACTAAAAATTTTTAAAACCCAAATTAGTTTCATTTCGCTTTCTTTAAGAGATCCAAATGATAAACAAAAATATTTTAATGATGAACAAATGTGAATTAAGAGTGAAAAAATACTTAAAGATGCTCTTGATTCATTAAATGTTTCGTATGAAACTATACCTGGCGAAGCAGCATTTTATGGTCCTAAAATTGATATTCAAATCCACACCGCATTGGGCCACGAAGTAACAGTTGCTACAATTCAACTTGACTTTTTACAACCAATGAAATTTGATTTAAAATACACTAATAATGATGGTAATGAAATTCGTCCTGTAATGATTCATCGTGGTTTGATTGGTACTTATGAACGTTTTGTTGCAATTTTGCTTGAACAAACAAAAGGAGTTTTACCTTTTTGATTAGCTCCTAAACAAATCACTGTTATTCCAGTAAATTTAGAACAAAATTTAAGTTATGCTAAAAAAATAAATGATGAATTATTTGCTCATAATTTTAGAGTAAAATTAGACGATCGTGATGAAAGATTAAATAAAAAAATCCGTGAAGCTCAAATATCTAAATCTAAATTTCAAGTAATTTTAGGTCAACAAGAAATTAACGACAATACAATTTCATATCGTAAATACGGTGAAGAAAAAACTTATACAACTAAATTAGAAGAATTCATTTCAATGCTAAATAATCTTAAAGCCCATTATGAATAA